One genomic segment of Clostridium saccharoperbutylacetonicum N1-4(HMT) includes these proteins:
- a CDS encoding MetQ/NlpA family ABC transporter substrate-binding protein, translating to MKKKIIAIIASTFILMGALASCSANSKQDSNNSNSSSNEKKEVTIKVGASITPHAEILEHIKPKLKEQGINLEVVTLDDEGQLNPALDEKQIDANYFQHVPYLESVSKEKGYNFEVAGKVHIEPIGLYSNKIKSINDLKDGDKIGIPNNPSNEYRALVLLEKNGLIKLKSGLANYSATPNDIAENPKHLQFVETDAAQLPRALGDLAGAVINTNIILDAKIDPNTALIRESGDSPYANIVVVRKGDKDRPEIQALVKALTSDDVKNFIKQQYGVAVVPAF from the coding sequence ATGAAGAAAAAAATAATCGCAATTATTGCAAGTACATTTATTTTAATGGGAGCACTTGCAAGCTGCTCTGCAAATAGTAAGCAAGATTCAAATAATTCAAATAGTAGTTCAAATGAAAAAAAAGAAGTAACCATAAAAGTAGGGGCATCAATAACGCCACATGCTGAGATATTAGAGCATATAAAACCTAAACTAAAAGAGCAAGGAATTAATTTAGAAGTTGTAACATTAGATGATGAAGGACAGTTAAACCCTGCATTGGATGAAAAACAAATTGATGCAAATTACTTTCAACATGTGCCTTACTTAGAATCAGTATCAAAAGAAAAAGGGTATAATTTTGAAGTTGCAGGAAAAGTTCATATTGAACCGATAGGGCTATATTCTAATAAAATAAAATCTATTAATGATTTAAAAGATGGAGATAAAATAGGAATACCTAATAATCCATCAAATGAATACAGAGCATTAGTACTTCTTGAGAAGAATGGACTTATTAAATTGAAAAGTGGACTAGCAAATTATTCTGCGACACCAAATGATATAGCAGAAAATCCTAAACATCTTCAATTTGTAGAAACTGACGCAGCACAATTACCAAGAGCGCTTGGGGATTTAGCAGGAGCTGTAATAAACACTAATATAATTTTAGATGCAAAAATAGATCCCAATACTGCTCTGATTAGAGAAAGTGGAGATTCTCCTTATGCCAACATAGTTGTAGTAAGAAAAGGTGATAAAGACAGGCCAGAGATTCAAGCTCTTGTAAAGGCCTTAACATCAGACGATGTTAAAAATTTTATTAAACAACAATATGGTGTGGCAGTAGTTCCAGCATTTTAG